The Acinetobacter calcoaceticus sequence TTCAGCTTAAGAATAATATTGCACAGTCTATTCAATATGAAGGTAAAGCTTGCTAAAACATAGGCATAAAAAACGCAGCGTTGAGCTGCGTTTTTTTATAAGAAACTTTTAAGCAAGAGCAGCGACAACTGCCTCACCCATCTCGGCTGTACCCACTTTTGTCATACCTTCAGACATAATATCTGCTGTACGCAAGCCTTGATCAAGTACTTGACCTACCGCATCTTCAATTGCTTTTGCGGCAGCTTCTTCACGGAATGTATAGCGAAGCATCATTGCAACCGAAAGAATAGTTGCTAATGGATTCGCCACATTTTGACCTGCAATGTCAGGTGCAGAACCATGACAAGGTTCATACATGCCTTTGCCATTTTCATCTAAAGAAGCTGATGGCAACATGCCGATTGAGCCTGTAAGCATTGCCGCTTCATCAGATAAGATATCGCCAAACAAGTTACCTGTTACGATCACGTCAAACTGTTTTGGTGCACGTACAAGCTGCATTGCAGCATTATCCACATACATATGAGAAAGCTGAATGTTTGAATAACTCGCTTGCTGCAAATCAGTAACTGTTTGCTTCCAAAGTTCTGTTACTTCTAAAACGTTCGCTTTATCGACTGAACAGACTTTACCACCACGTAATCCTGCAAGTTCAAAAGCAACTTTTGCAATGCGCTTAATTTCACTTTCAGAATAAACGTCAGTGTTATAGCCTTGTTTTTCACCGTTTTCGAGTTCACGGATACCACGTGGCTGGCCAAAATAGATACCGCCAGTAAGCTCACGAACAATCAGAATATCTAAACCA is a genomic window containing:
- the leuB gene encoding 3-isopropylmalate dehydrogenase, which encodes MSKQILILAGDGIGPEIVGAAEKVLNTVNEKFNLSLTWEHGLLGGAAIDAHGEPYPAVTSEQAKKADAILLGAVGGPKWDAIERSIRPERGLLKIRSELNLFANLRPAILYPQLADASSLKPEIVAGLDILIVRELTGGIYFGQPRGIRELENGEKQGYNTDVYSESEIKRIAKVAFELAGLRGGKVCSVDKANVLEVTELWKQTVTDLQQASYSNIQLSHMYVDNAAMQLVRAPKQFDVIVTGNLFGDILSDEAAMLTGSIGMLPSASLDENGKGMYEPCHGSAPDIAGQNVANPLATILSVAMMLRYTFREEAAAKAIEDAVGQVLDQGLRTADIMSEGMTKVGTAEMGEAVVAALA